From Microbacterium sp. LWH7-1.2:
CGAGACGACGGAAGGACGGATGCCGAGGCATCCGTCCTTCGTCGTCAGTGATTACAGCGCGTCGATGAGCTCGTTGAAGGTCTGCGACGGGCGCATGACACCGGCGACCAGGTCGGCGTCCGGGCGGTAGTAGCCGCCGATCTCGACGGCCGAGCCCTGAACCGCGAGGAGCTCCTCGACGATCTTCTGCTCGTTCGCGGCGAGTGCCTCGGCCACCGGGGCGAAGGCCGCCGCGAGCTCGGGGTCGGCCTGCTGCTTCGCGAGCTCCTGCGTCCAGTAGAGCGCGAGGTAGAAGTGGCTGCCGCGGTTGTCGATCGTGCCGAGCGCTCGGCCGGGCGACTTGTCGTTCTCGAGGAACGTGCCGGTCGCGGCATCCAGCGTGTCGGCCAGCACCTGCGCCTTCACGTTGCCGGTGAAGTCGGCGAGGTGCTCCAGCGACGCGGCGAGCGCGAAGAACTCGCCGAGCGAATCCCAGCGCAGGTAGTCCTCGGCGAGGAGCTGCTGAACGTGCTTGGGGGCGGAGCCACCCGCGCCGGTCTCGAAGAGGCCGCCGCCCGCGAGGAGCGGGACGATGGACAGCATCTTGGCGCTGGTGCCGACTTCGAGGATCGGGAACAGGTCGGTGAGGTAGTCGCGCAGCACGTTGCCGGTCACCGAGATGGTGTCTTCGCCCTTGCGCAGGCGGTCCAGCGAGTACTGGGTCGCCGCGGCCGGCGCGAGGATCTCGATCGTGAGGCCATCGGTGTCGTGGTCGGCGAGGTACGTCTTCACCTTGGCGATGAGCGCTGCGTCGTGCGAGCGGTTCTCGTCGAGCCAGAACACGGCGGGGGCGCCGGTCGCGCGAGCGCGCGTGGCCGCCAGCTTCACCCAGTCGCGGATCGCGACGTCCTTGGTCTGGGTCGCGCGCCAGATGTCCCCCTGCTGCACGGCATGCTCGAGGAGCACGTCGCCGGCCTGGTTCACGACCTGGACCGTGCCGGCGGCGGCCAGCTCGAACGTCTTGTCGTGGCTGCCGTACTCCTCGGCGGCCTGCGCCATGAGACCGACGTTCGGGACGGTGCCGATGGTCGCGGGGTCGAGCGGGCCGTGCGCGATGACGTCGTCGATCACGGTCTGGTAGACGCCCGCGTACGACGAGTCGGGGATGACGGCCAGGGTGTCGGCCTCGCCGCCGTCGGCGCCCCACAGCTTGCCGCCGTTGCGGACGAGCGCGGGCATGGACGCGTCGACGATGACGTCGGACGGCACGTGGAGGTTCGTGATGCCCTTGTCGGAGTTCACGTACGACAGGCGCGGGGTGTCGGTCGCGGCCGCGAAGGCGGCGGCGATCTCGTCACCGCCCTCGACGTTAGCCAGGCCCGCGAGGATCGCGCCCAGTCCGTCGTTCGGGGTGAGGCCCGCCTCGGCGATCTTGACGCCGAAGTTGTCGAACACGTCGGCGTAGTACGCCTTCACGACGTGACCGAAGATGATCGGGTCGCTGACCTTCATCATCGTCGCCTTGAGGTGCACCGAGTAGAGCACGTCCTCAGCCTTGGCGGTCTCCAGCGTCTCGGCGAGGAACGCGTCGAGCGCGGCCGCCGAGAGGAATGTGCCGTCGACGATCTCGCCGGGGAGCACCTTGATGCCGGTCTTCAGCTCGGTCGTGGTGCCGTCGGCGGCGACGAAGCGGATCGAGAGCACGTCGTCGGCGGGGATGACGGTGGTCTTCTCGTTCGACTTGAAGTCGTCGTGGCCGAGCGTCGCGACGCGCGTCTTCGAGCCCTCGCTGAACGCCTTGTTGCGGTGCGGGTGCTTGCGCGCGTAGTTCTTCACCGACAGCGGCGCACGGCGGTCGCTGTTGCCCTCGCGCAGCACCGGGTTCACGGCCGAGCCCTTGATGCGGTCGTAGCGCGCGCGCACGTCCTTGTCTTCGAGGGACTCCGCCTCGTCCGGGTAGTCCGGGATGTCGTAGCCCTGCGCCTGCAGCTCGGCGATCGCGGCCTTGAGCTGAGGGATGGAGGCCGAGATGTTCGGCAGCTTGATGATGTTGGCCTCGGGGAGCGTCGCGAGACCGCCGAGCT
This genomic window contains:
- a CDS encoding NADP-dependent isocitrate dehydrogenase; its protein translation is MTDSTIIYTYTDEAPALATASFLPIVQAVTRQAGVDVETRDISLAGRILAAFPQSLMPDQQVGDALAELGGLATLPEANIIKLPNISASIPQLKAAIAELQAQGYDIPDYPDEAESLEDKDVRARYDRIKGSAVNPVLREGNSDRRAPLSVKNYARKHPHRNKAFSEGSKTRVATLGHDDFKSNEKTTVIPADDVLSIRFVAADGTTTELKTGIKVLPGEIVDGTFLSAAALDAFLAETLETAKAEDVLYSVHLKATMMKVSDPIIFGHVVKAYYADVFDNFGVKIAEAGLTPNDGLGAILAGLANVEGGDEIAAAFAAATDTPRLSYVNSDKGITNLHVPSDVIVDASMPALVRNGGKLWGADGGEADTLAVIPDSSYAGVYQTVIDDVIAHGPLDPATIGTVPNVGLMAQAAEEYGSHDKTFELAAAGTVQVVNQAGDVLLEHAVQQGDIWRATQTKDVAIRDWVKLAATRARATGAPAVFWLDENRSHDAALIAKVKTYLADHDTDGLTIEILAPAAATQYSLDRLRKGEDTISVTGNVLRDYLTDLFPILEVGTSAKMLSIVPLLAGGGLFETGAGGSAPKHVQQLLAEDYLRWDSLGEFFALAASLEHLADFTGNVKAQVLADTLDAATGTFLENDKSPGRALGTIDNRGSHFYLALYWTQELAKQQADPELAAAFAPVAEALAANEQKIVEELLAVQGSAVEIGGYYRPDADLVAGVMRPSQTFNELIDAL